One genomic segment of Corynebacterium durum includes these proteins:
- the obgE gene encoding GTPase ObgE has translation MSRFVDRVVLHLSAGDGGNGCASIHREKFKPLGGPDGGNGGHGGDIILEVSPQVHTLLDFHFHPHIKASRGSDGAGDHRNGARGEDLVMSVPAGTVVLNEAGETLADLTTTGMRFIAAAGGRGGLGNAALASRARKAPGFALKGEPGEEHDVILELKSMADVGLVGFPSAGKSSLVSVLSAAKPKIADYPFTTLQPNLGVVNVGHDTFTIADVPGLIPGASEGKGLGLDFLRHIERTAVLAHVVDAATLEPGRDPGSDIEALEAELAAYESALDADTGLGDLRDRPRVIILNKADVPEARELAEFVLDDLKEQFGWPVFIISTVAHQGLEPLKYKLMEIVQEHRKAEAGPKGKSAGRAGKTAQPIIVRPKAVAGKRDFVIEADPDNEDGYIVRGEKPERWILQTDFENDEAVGYLGDRLARLGVEEALYKAGATPGCDVTIGHVTFEWEPLTIAGVDTQLTGRGTDIRLEQTERKSAAQRKRESQVRRGLIDEYDFGDGQVADRERWQG, from the coding sequence ATGTCGCGTTTCGTCGATCGCGTTGTATTGCACCTGTCAGCCGGGGACGGTGGCAACGGTTGCGCATCCATCCACCGCGAAAAATTCAAACCACTCGGCGGGCCCGATGGTGGGAACGGGGGACACGGCGGCGACATCATCCTGGAAGTCAGCCCGCAGGTGCACACCCTTCTTGACTTTCACTTCCACCCCCACATCAAAGCCTCCCGGGGTTCCGACGGCGCGGGGGACCACCGCAACGGCGCGCGCGGCGAAGACCTCGTGATGAGCGTCCCCGCTGGCACCGTTGTGCTGAACGAAGCAGGGGAAACCCTCGCCGACCTGACCACCACCGGCATGCGCTTCATCGCCGCCGCCGGAGGGCGCGGCGGCCTCGGCAACGCCGCCCTGGCCAGCCGGGCCCGCAAAGCCCCAGGTTTTGCGCTTAAAGGCGAACCCGGGGAAGAACACGATGTCATCCTGGAACTGAAATCCATGGCTGATGTTGGCCTGGTGGGATTCCCCTCTGCGGGCAAATCCTCCCTGGTCTCTGTGCTATCTGCGGCAAAACCGAAAATCGCCGACTACCCCTTCACCACGCTCCAACCCAACCTGGGCGTGGTCAACGTGGGTCACGATACCTTCACTATCGCCGACGTGCCGGGGCTCATTCCCGGGGCATCGGAAGGCAAAGGACTCGGGCTCGACTTCCTACGGCATATCGAACGCACCGCCGTGCTCGCGCACGTGGTAGACGCAGCCACCCTCGAACCCGGACGCGACCCCGGCAGCGACATTGAAGCCCTCGAAGCGGAACTCGCCGCCTACGAATCCGCGCTTGATGCCGACACCGGGCTTGGCGACCTCCGCGACAGGCCCCGCGTGATCATCCTCAACAAAGCCGACGTGCCCGAAGCCCGCGAACTCGCAGAGTTCGTGCTCGACGACCTCAAAGAACAGTTCGGCTGGCCCGTGTTCATCATCTCCACCGTCGCGCACCAGGGACTCGAACCCCTGAAATACAAGCTCATGGAGATTGTGCAGGAACACCGCAAGGCTGAGGCCGGTCCAAAGGGTAAAAGTGCCGGGCGCGCCGGGAAAACTGCGCAGCCCATTATCGTGCGCCCCAAGGCCGTGGCCGGAAAACGAGACTTTGTCATTGAAGCCGATCCCGACAACGAGGACGGCTACATTGTCCGCGGTGAGAAGCCCGAACGCTGGATCCTGCAAACCGACTTCGAAAACGACGAGGCCGTGGGCTACCTCGGCGACCGTCTCGCGAGGCTCGGCGTCGAGGAGGCCCTGTACAAGGCGGGCGCGACACCCGGCTGCGACGTAACCATCGGGCATGTCACCTTCGAGTGGGAACCCCTCACCATCGCGGGCGTGGACACGCAGCTCACTGGACGCGGCACCGATATTCGTCTTGAACAAACCGAGCGCAAGTCCGCCGCCCAGCGCAAACGCGAATCCCAGGTGCGCCGCGGCCTGATTGACGAGTACGACTTCGGCGACGGCCAGGTCGCAGACCGCGAACGCTGGCAGGGGTAG
- a CDS encoding LacI family DNA-binding transcriptional regulator: MRIPNPTLKDIAAEVGVSISTVSRALADHPAIPQKTKQRVLKAAQKLNYRPNAQARALRNSKTNTIGLVIPNLFNPYFAELAAAVQNAAIDAGLYTLLGISNDDPKGLIQAVEIMQHQRVDGIIAVPHIGTEKELTALAKQNVPLVLVDRELDIVPATSVSTDPAEGIKAAVSMLVTGGHESIGYLAGPQDTSTGVDRLEAFRSACGSFGIDQYPMLLGGYVEEQGYVGTQELLKLGVSAIIAGDSMMTVGALRACHEHRLTPGFDIALVGFDDFPVFQLQNPPLTIINQHVSTMGAKAFEELHKLLRGDSAQHKIKLPTTLIVRGSTPPKDSASDSSGQGGH, from the coding sequence GTGCGCATACCTAACCCTACGTTGAAAGATATTGCTGCTGAGGTGGGGGTTTCAATCAGCACGGTTTCCCGCGCGCTGGCCGATCACCCCGCCATTCCGCAAAAAACTAAACAACGTGTTCTGAAGGCCGCACAAAAACTTAACTACCGGCCTAACGCGCAGGCACGAGCGTTGAGAAACTCTAAAACCAACACCATCGGATTGGTCATTCCCAACCTTTTTAACCCTTATTTTGCAGAGCTAGCTGCTGCCGTGCAGAACGCTGCGATAGATGCCGGATTGTACACACTATTAGGCATCTCCAATGATGACCCCAAGGGTCTCATTCAGGCTGTTGAAATCATGCAGCATCAGCGCGTCGACGGCATCATCGCCGTGCCGCACATTGGCACGGAAAAGGAATTGACGGCTCTGGCAAAACAGAACGTCCCGCTGGTGCTGGTTGACCGCGAGCTTGACATTGTCCCTGCCACCTCGGTGAGCACTGATCCTGCGGAAGGCATCAAGGCCGCCGTATCCATGCTGGTCACGGGCGGACACGAGAGCATCGGCTATCTTGCGGGTCCACAGGACACATCCACCGGCGTGGACCGCCTGGAGGCGTTCCGCTCAGCCTGCGGGAGTTTCGGCATTGACCAGTACCCCATGCTTTTGGGCGGATACGTCGAAGAGCAGGGCTATGTGGGCACCCAAGAGCTGTTAAAGCTTGGCGTTTCGGCGATCATCGCCGGGGACTCCATGATGACCGTTGGTGCGCTTCGCGCGTGCCACGAACATCGGCTCACGCCCGGCTTCGACATTGCCCTTGTGGGTTTCGACGATTTTCCAGTATTCCAACTACAGAATCCACCACTCACTATCATTAACCAGCACGTTTCTACGATGGGGGCGAAAGCTTTTGAGGAACTACATAAATTGCTTCGCGGAGACTCCGCTCAGCACAAAATTAAACTACCCACCACTCTCATCGTACGAGGTTCCACTCCCCCTAAAGACTCGGCCAGCGATTCATCCGGACAAGGAGGGCACTAG
- a CDS encoding sugar ABC transporter ATP-binding protein, producing the protein MSVQPVLQLDRVSKSFGPVKVIDSVSIDVHAGHVQALLGENGAGKSTLIKMMAGVYQPDSGRILVDGTPTTLPNVKAAEAHGIATIHQELNLVPTMTVAENLMLGRTPSRWGLVDYKALRKKALKALRMIGVDVSLDTPVGELGIARQQLVEIAKALSMNARVLILDEPTAALTGREIDQLFSVVNDLKAKGVGMVFISHHLDEIARIADSVSVLRDGGFVAEVPASTPEKKLVTLMVGRDIDDQFPRVVPQKRGKPLLEVRNLTSAGNFQDVSLTVRAGEVVGLAGLVGAGRTELVRAIAGADRVDSGEVRVRGKRLPNGDISAAIRHGVGHVPEDRKAQGLILDAPVLENLGLATLRSTSRYGLADLAGQRTRSTAVSEKLRIRMASIDQPIRDLSGGNQQKAVFGRWVLAGSKVLLLDEPTRGVDVGAKVEIYNIINEVTAQGGAVLMVSSELPEILGMSDRVVVMSGGRIAGEMDAADATQDSIMQLAVAQVEDHLTAAATAHAKKAARTEKTAHSGAKRR; encoded by the coding sequence ATGTCTGTTCAGCCGGTATTACAGCTTGATCGAGTCTCCAAGTCGTTTGGCCCCGTCAAAGTCATCGACTCGGTGAGCATTGACGTCCACGCCGGCCACGTCCAGGCTTTGCTGGGTGAAAACGGCGCAGGCAAGTCAACCCTGATCAAAATGATGGCGGGTGTGTACCAGCCCGATTCGGGCCGGATCCTCGTCGATGGCACCCCCACTACCCTGCCCAACGTCAAGGCCGCGGAAGCCCACGGCATTGCCACCATCCACCAAGAACTCAACCTTGTGCCCACCATGACGGTGGCGGAGAACCTGATGTTGGGCCGCACGCCGTCACGGTGGGGCTTGGTCGATTACAAGGCACTGCGGAAAAAGGCGCTCAAGGCGCTACGCATGATCGGTGTAGACGTGTCGCTGGACACCCCCGTCGGCGAACTAGGCATTGCCCGCCAACAGCTGGTGGAAATTGCCAAGGCGCTGTCTATGAATGCGCGTGTGCTCATTTTGGATGAGCCCACCGCCGCGCTGACCGGCAGGGAGATTGACCAGCTGTTTAGCGTGGTCAATGACTTGAAGGCCAAGGGCGTGGGCATGGTGTTCATTTCCCACCACCTGGATGAAATCGCTCGTATTGCAGACTCGGTATCGGTACTGAGGGATGGCGGCTTTGTCGCGGAAGTCCCGGCGTCGACACCCGAGAAGAAACTGGTGACACTGATGGTCGGCCGCGACATTGACGACCAGTTTCCTCGCGTCGTACCGCAGAAGCGCGGCAAACCGCTACTGGAGGTGCGCAACCTCACCTCTGCGGGTAACTTCCAGGACGTCTCGCTGACGGTGCGCGCCGGCGAGGTTGTTGGCCTTGCGGGCCTGGTCGGTGCCGGCCGTACCGAGCTGGTGCGCGCCATCGCCGGTGCAGACCGCGTCGATTCCGGCGAGGTTCGGGTTCGCGGCAAGCGCCTGCCCAACGGCGACATCTCCGCCGCCATCAGGCACGGCGTGGGACACGTTCCTGAAGACCGCAAAGCTCAGGGCCTGATTCTCGACGCCCCGGTGCTAGAGAACCTCGGCCTGGCCACTCTCCGCTCCACCTCTCGTTATGGCCTCGCCGATCTCGCGGGACAGCGGACCCGGAGCACAGCCGTTTCCGAAAAGCTTAGAATCCGCATGGCCAGCATTGACCAGCCGATTCGTGACCTGTCCGGCGGTAACCAGCAAAAGGCGGTCTTCGGACGCTGGGTACTCGCCGGATCTAAAGTACTACTGCTCGATGAGCCCACGCGCGGAGTCGATGTCGGGGCGAAGGTAGAGATCTACAACATCATCAACGAGGTCACCGCACAAGGCGGGGCCGTGCTGATGGTGTCGAGCGAACTGCCCGAAATTCTCGGCATGTCGGACCGCGTGGTGGTGATGTCCGGCGGCCGCATCGCAGGCGAAATGGACGCCGCAGATGCGACCCAGGACAGCATCATGCAGCTGGCCGTCGCTCAAGTAGAAGACCACCTGACCGCCGCCGCGACAGCGCACGCCAAAAAGGCGGCGCGCACTGAGAAAACCGCGCATTCTGGCGCAAAGCGCAGATAG
- a CDS encoding ABC transporter permease, with amino-acid sequence MKKTAWDPVLRWMLNNGALVGLIVLCVAMFIATPHFLTVSNLLNVGVQAATVAILAFGMTFVIVAAGIDLSVGSVAALGGMVSAYSFSSLGLPGWLTLLIGLGTGLLAGLISGISIAYGKLPAFIATLAMMSIARGATLVISQGSPVPSSKSVNTLGSNQYLFGTGVPGLPIPIVMMALAGVICWFILSRTVIGRSMYAVGGNVEAARLSGLPVRKVLITVYTLSGLFAALAGLVMTGRLSSAQPQAAVGYELDAIAAVVIGGASLSGGSGKATGTLVGAILLAVIRNGLNILNVSSFWQQIVIGFVIAIAVGFDVIRNKTAR; translated from the coding sequence ATGAAAAAAACCGCTTGGGACCCAGTGCTCCGTTGGATGCTCAATAATGGGGCGCTGGTTGGTCTGATTGTGTTGTGCGTCGCGATGTTCATTGCGACACCGCACTTTTTGACTGTCTCCAACCTCCTCAACGTGGGAGTTCAGGCCGCCACTGTGGCCATCCTCGCGTTTGGTATGACCTTTGTTATCGTCGCCGCTGGTATTGACCTGTCGGTGGGTTCGGTCGCAGCATTAGGCGGCATGGTCTCCGCCTACTCGTTTAGCAGCCTTGGCTTGCCGGGATGGTTGACCCTGCTCATTGGCCTTGGCACCGGCCTACTGGCTGGCCTTATCAGCGGCATCTCGATTGCATATGGAAAGCTTCCAGCATTCATCGCCACCCTGGCGATGATGTCCATCGCCCGCGGCGCAACCCTGGTGATTTCCCAGGGCTCCCCCGTGCCGAGTTCTAAGTCGGTGAACACGCTGGGTTCCAATCAGTACCTGTTTGGAACTGGGGTTCCAGGGCTTCCCATACCTATCGTGATGATGGCACTGGCCGGTGTGATCTGCTGGTTCATTCTGAGCCGGACGGTCATTGGTCGGTCCATGTACGCCGTCGGCGGAAACGTCGAGGCAGCTCGTCTGTCCGGGCTTCCCGTGCGGAAAGTCCTGATCACGGTGTACACGCTTTCTGGGTTGTTTGCCGCTTTGGCAGGGTTGGTGATGACTGGCCGCTTGTCATCAGCCCAGCCTCAAGCAGCGGTTGGTTACGAACTTGACGCTATTGCCGCCGTGGTCATCGGCGGGGCGTCACTGAGCGGTGGCTCCGGTAAAGCCACCGGCACACTCGTCGGCGCGATCTTGCTCGCCGTTATCCGTAACGGTTTGAACATTCTGAACGTGTCGTCCTTCTGGCAGCAGATTGTCATTGGCTTTGTCATTGCGATCGCTGTTGGTTTTGACGTGATTCGTAACAAAACAGCTCGTTAA
- a CDS encoding D-ribose ABC transporter substrate-binding protein: MFTKKTLKKVTAVSAALVLAFGAAACNRDSGDSGSGGGDNSVTLALSTRTNPFFVQLQEGAQKKADELGIKLNIQDASDDAAKQNDQLNNAATTGSKVVIVNPTDSDAVVAAVQALNNANIPVVAVDRSASGGTVDSFIASDNVAGGKQAADALAQSIGDEGEVLVLQGIAGSSASRDRGKGFTDGIATHPNVRVVGQQTANFDRTEGLNVTTNLLQAHPDVKAIFAENDEMALGAIEALGERAGRDIKVIGFDGTEDGLKAVTDGKMAATIGQQPAKLGAQAVEQASKLLKKEQAQSEIHVEVVTVTQDNVKDFGK; encoded by the coding sequence ATGTTCACAAAGAAAACTCTCAAGAAAGTCACGGCCGTGTCGGCGGCACTGGTGCTTGCATTCGGTGCCGCTGCCTGCAACCGCGATTCTGGCGACTCCGGCTCCGGCGGCGGTGACAACTCCGTCACGCTGGCGCTGTCCACCCGGACGAACCCCTTCTTCGTGCAGCTGCAGGAAGGCGCACAGAAGAAAGCTGATGAATTGGGCATCAAGCTCAACATCCAGGACGCATCCGACGACGCAGCCAAGCAGAACGACCAGCTCAACAACGCTGCGACTACTGGCTCCAAGGTCGTCATTGTCAACCCCACGGATTCCGACGCCGTGGTAGCCGCCGTTCAGGCCCTCAACAACGCCAACATCCCGGTCGTTGCTGTGGACCGCTCCGCAAGCGGCGGAACCGTTGACTCCTTCATCGCCTCCGACAACGTTGCCGGTGGCAAGCAGGCTGCCGATGCACTCGCCCAGTCCATCGGCGACGAAGGCGAGGTTCTGGTGCTCCAGGGCATCGCAGGCTCCTCCGCCTCCCGTGACCGTGGCAAGGGCTTCACCGATGGCATTGCCACACACCCCAACGTCCGTGTTGTTGGACAGCAGACCGCTAACTTCGACCGGACCGAAGGCCTGAACGTGACCACCAACCTTCTCCAGGCACACCCAGATGTCAAGGCCATCTTCGCCGAAAACGACGAAATGGCTCTGGGCGCCATCGAAGCTTTGGGCGAGCGCGCCGGACGCGACATCAAGGTCATTGGCTTTGACGGCACGGAAGATGGCCTGAAGGCTGTCACCGACGGCAAGATGGCCGCAACCATCGGCCAGCAGCCCGCAAAGCTTGGCGCACAGGCTGTTGAGCAGGCTTCCAAGCTGCTCAAGAAAGAACAAGCTCAGTCTGAAATCCACGTTGAGGTGGTTACCGTCACTCAAGACAACGTGAAGGACTTTGGCAAGTGA
- a CDS encoding ribokinase, whose amino-acid sequence MTSHITVVGSINADLSVRVNRHPKPGETIFGTGGSISPGGKGANQAVAAALQGAKVAFVGAVGNDTYAAPATALMVAAGVDMEGVDTRDETTGLAVITVDADGENSIVVVPGANADVTAAYVDAHAETVRTADIVLLQGEIPADGFEAAVKHATGRVVVNLAPVIPVPQAALLQADPLLANEHEAGLILELLGHPAEGEPEVMSAALVDAGFASVVLTLGGRGAIVATHDDVTHIPAAHVTPADTTGAGDAFAGALVARLLAGETLIDAASHAARVAAYAVTGAGAQPSYPDLNDSLPEI is encoded by the coding sequence GTGACATCTCACATCACCGTCGTCGGATCCATCAACGCCGACTTAAGCGTCCGGGTCAACCGGCATCCGAAACCGGGTGAAACCATCTTCGGAACCGGTGGCTCCATCAGCCCAGGCGGCAAGGGGGCCAACCAGGCCGTCGCTGCTGCCCTTCAGGGCGCCAAAGTCGCTTTCGTCGGTGCCGTTGGAAACGATACCTATGCCGCCCCCGCAACAGCCTTGATGGTTGCGGCGGGGGTGGATATGGAGGGCGTCGATACGCGCGACGAAACCACAGGTCTCGCCGTGATCACTGTCGACGCCGACGGTGAAAACAGCATCGTCGTCGTACCCGGCGCGAATGCTGATGTCACTGCAGCATATGTGGACGCCCATGCCGAGACCGTTCGGACGGCGGACATTGTGCTGCTCCAAGGGGAAATCCCCGCTGATGGTTTTGAGGCCGCTGTCAAGCACGCCACCGGGCGTGTTGTGGTGAACCTTGCACCGGTCATTCCGGTGCCGCAGGCCGCACTGCTGCAGGCTGATCCACTGCTGGCCAATGAACACGAAGCTGGATTAATCCTTGAGCTACTTGGGCACCCCGCAGAGGGCGAACCGGAGGTCATGAGTGCCGCGCTCGTTGACGCCGGTTTCGCCAGTGTGGTGCTCACTCTCGGCGGTAGGGGTGCGATCGTTGCCACGCACGACGATGTGACCCACATTCCTGCCGCCCATGTCACCCCCGCGGACACGACCGGGGCCGGTGACGCGTTTGCAGGTGCACTTGTAGCCCGCCTTTTGGCAGGCGAGACACTTATCGACGCCGCGAGTCACGCCGCGCGCGTCGCTGCTTACGCCGTCACCGGCGCTGGTGCGCAACCTTCCTACCCAGATTTGAACGATTCTCTCCCGGAGATATAA
- the rbsD gene encoding D-ribose pyranase: MKKTGLLNPALNHMIARLGHTHTFVIADCGLPIPENIPVVDLALTFGIPRFQDVVAAVFDEVEVESVVLAQETPEEVRALFSSPTTYVDHEALKRLIPEASFVIRTGEATPFANVIVRSGVPF, from the coding sequence ATGAAGAAAACCGGCCTACTCAACCCGGCACTCAACCACATGATTGCTCGACTAGGCCATACACACACCTTCGTCATTGCTGACTGCGGCCTCCCCATCCCGGAGAACATTCCGGTGGTGGACCTGGCACTCACCTTCGGAATACCGCGTTTCCAAGATGTTGTCGCCGCAGTCTTTGACGAAGTAGAAGTTGAAAGCGTTGTCCTTGCTCAGGAAACCCCCGAGGAAGTACGAGCGCTTTTCAGCTCCCCCACAACCTATGTGGACCATGAGGCACTGAAACGACTGATACCCGAGGCGTCGTTCGTGATCCGAACTGGGGAGGCCACTCCCTTCGCCAACGTGATCGTCAGAAGTGGGGTGCCGTTTTAA
- a CDS encoding ketopantoate reductase family protein: MTQSVAIVGSGGIGGLLAAVCAATTAAANTTTTQETTPIVVTTPRSARRITAEGLRLTSPLFGDSTHQVRAVTQLEEPVDFTFITVKQPHLTDALRTIPAEYAGTVIPLLNGVDHMQVLRAQFDSLLAGSIHVESSRDQDGTIVHGCDFVRLTTSASLPPLFDARVTTITTPNQDELLWSKLAVLAPFALMTARYRIPLGEVLETRRQELEEVVGECAAVSVACGGPDTSSDAMGLYEKFEYGAKSSMLRDIEENRPTELDAIGGAVIRHAAAHGIIVPAVGRLVAEMEGII; encoded by the coding sequence ATGACGCAGTCAGTTGCAATTGTCGGGTCGGGTGGCATTGGTGGCTTGTTGGCGGCGGTATGCGCTGCAACCACTGCTGCTGCAAACACCACCACAACACAAGAAACAACACCCATCGTGGTCACCACTCCGCGCAGCGCCCGCCGCATCACGGCCGAGGGGCTACGCCTGACAAGCCCCTTGTTCGGGGACAGCACGCACCAGGTCCGCGCGGTCACCCAACTAGAAGAGCCGGTGGACTTCACCTTTATTACGGTCAAACAACCGCATCTCACCGACGCTCTGCGCACCATTCCCGCCGAGTACGCGGGCACGGTGATTCCACTGCTCAACGGCGTGGACCACATGCAGGTGCTGCGCGCCCAGTTCGATTCGCTGCTGGCTGGTTCGATTCACGTGGAGTCCAGCCGCGACCAGGACGGCACGATTGTGCATGGCTGTGATTTTGTGCGCCTCACCACCAGCGCCTCGCTTCCGCCGCTTTTCGACGCCCGCGTCACCACCATCACCACCCCAAATCAGGACGAACTATTGTGGAGCAAGCTTGCAGTGCTAGCGCCGTTTGCCCTGATGACCGCACGTTACCGCATCCCACTCGGCGAAGTCCTGGAAACCCGACGCCAGGAGTTGGAAGAGGTAGTGGGGGAGTGCGCTGCCGTGAGCGTTGCCTGTGGCGGCCCCGACACCTCCAGCGATGCCATGGGCCTGTATGAGAAGTTCGAATACGGCGCGAAGTCGTCCATGCTCCGGGATATTGAAGAAAACCGACCCACCGAGCTGGATGCCATTGGTGGCGCGGTGATTCGTCACGCCGCCGCTCACGGGATTATTGTTCCCGCGGTTGGTCGGCTTGTGGCAGAGATGGAAGGGATTATATAG
- a CDS encoding GPP34 family phosphoprotein encodes MYNLSLSQQFLMFAVNKQGKISSLDTRTWVCCVTSAVIDLHLNDCVSISDEKRPTVSTTAELPSTLHHLLPIYQRISEKGPIKLNKLVEQYMMGRSGPRTQLFDSLGNSLVAAGAATPQVSGILKRSTGYVPDSHNLDRLRSAISAETSSTDAPTRNTVILATLLERSKLLKEYFTRDERAPIKDMVKKHADSQADTLIKKTIAHIDALITLLITSASVSASQG; translated from the coding sequence ATGTACAACCTCAGCCTCTCCCAACAATTCCTCATGTTTGCAGTAAATAAGCAGGGGAAAATATCAAGCCTCGATACCCGAACCTGGGTGTGCTGCGTCACCAGCGCGGTGATTGATCTTCACCTTAACGACTGCGTGTCAATCAGCGACGAAAAGCGCCCCACAGTCAGCACCACCGCCGAACTGCCATCGACACTCCACCACCTTCTCCCCATCTACCAGCGCATTTCCGAAAAGGGCCCCATAAAGCTCAACAAGCTTGTCGAACAGTACATGATGGGCAGGTCCGGCCCCCGCACTCAGCTCTTTGACTCTCTGGGAAATAGTCTGGTTGCCGCCGGCGCTGCCACGCCACAGGTCAGTGGGATTCTGAAGCGTAGCACCGGCTATGTTCCCGATTCGCACAATCTGGATCGTTTGAGAAGCGCAATCAGTGCAGAGACCTCGTCCACTGATGCCCCCACGAGAAACACCGTCATCCTGGCCACCTTGCTGGAACGCAGCAAGCTGCTGAAGGAGTACTTCACGCGCGACGAGCGGGCGCCCATCAAGGACATGGTGAAAAAGCACGCCGATTCCCAGGCAGACACCCTAATCAAGAAAACCATCGCGCATATCGACGCCCTGATCACCCTGCTCATCACCTCAGCATCGGTGTCTGCATCGCAGGGCTAA
- a CDS encoding alpha/beta fold hydrolase, with protein MNISVKHVSACAVSALFVLAAGMTVPAATAQAQKITWENCPSMVTTEGAQCGHIEVPMDYSNPAGEKISVGFVKVPATNQGAKRGALFINSGGPGGDVYGYTASKAGAAWPAEMRAEWDLIGVQPRGLVGSTPVECENVDQPSPTDMVSNVGKLYHDACAAKSSTAFLNSLTTENTARDWDEVRKALELNRIGIMGLSYGTILGSTYATLFPQHTDKVILDSGIDTELLWNSVFDLQRPAYVRSLHEYFAWIARNDATYHLGATPYAVYEKWAAAVVKESGANPTVKPPAMEPSEAPLGSSDLANATKPLEVQIQNFLTTITQPGASQQRSATLQLTRMLVPQTNTWNGMARALNGTGPSLTEIAEKQQQDSELRRVNETSQQMQQIILCNENHTPAHTEQVPAFLWNTFVKGDAFDQFIFYSSGVSCGGIQPVATVPQPDGSKLATRPLQIQGIHDPQTPYGNFTNMQQRMNSQLITVNSFRHGHVGMGNDAVDKAVVEYLRTGNSPITEAPGEPISAG; from the coding sequence GTGAATATTTCGGTGAAACACGTGTCGGCGTGCGCGGTGTCGGCATTGTTTGTTCTTGCTGCGGGAATGACAGTCCCGGCGGCAACTGCGCAAGCGCAGAAAATCACCTGGGAAAATTGTCCTTCCATGGTCACCACTGAGGGTGCGCAATGTGGGCATATTGAGGTTCCTATGGATTACAGCAACCCAGCAGGCGAGAAAATCAGCGTGGGATTCGTGAAGGTCCCGGCAACAAATCAAGGAGCAAAGCGTGGGGCGTTGTTCATCAATTCAGGTGGCCCCGGCGGCGATGTGTATGGATACACAGCAAGTAAAGCTGGTGCTGCGTGGCCTGCGGAGATGCGGGCGGAATGGGATCTAATTGGCGTGCAACCGCGCGGTTTGGTGGGGTCCACGCCTGTTGAATGTGAAAACGTAGACCAGCCTTCACCCACCGATATGGTGTCCAATGTGGGCAAACTGTATCACGACGCGTGTGCGGCAAAAAGTTCCACAGCATTTTTGAATTCGCTGACCACGGAGAACACCGCACGCGATTGGGACGAAGTGCGTAAAGCGCTGGAACTGAATCGAATCGGAATCATGGGTCTGTCCTACGGAACTATTCTTGGTTCCACGTACGCCACGCTGTTCCCGCAGCACACCGACAAAGTGATACTGGATTCCGGCATTGACACGGAATTGCTGTGGAATTCGGTGTTTGACCTTCAGCGCCCTGCCTATGTGCGCAGTCTGCACGAGTACTTCGCCTGGATTGCGCGTAACGATGCCACGTACCACCTGGGCGCAACACCCTACGCCGTGTACGAAAAATGGGCTGCTGCCGTGGTTAAAGAAAGTGGTGCAAACCCAACGGTAAAGCCGCCAGCGATGGAACCTTCCGAGGCTCCGCTGGGATCATCCGACCTGGCCAATGCGACAAAGCCTTTGGAAGTGCAGATTCAGAACTTCCTGACCACTATCACCCAGCCTGGTGCCAGCCAGCAGCGCTCGGCAACATTGCAATTGACCCGCATGCTGGTTCCGCAGACGAACACCTGGAATGGAATGGCACGGGCGCTAAATGGAACTGGGCCGTCCCTCACCGAAATTGCGGAGAAGCAACAGCAAGACTCCGAGCTGAGGCGTGTCAACGAGACTTCTCAGCAAATGCAGCAGATTATTTTGTGCAATGAGAATCATACGCCAGCCCACACGGAACAGGTTCCCGCATTCTTGTGGAACACCTTTGTTAAAGGTGACGCATTCGACCAGTTTATCTTCTACTCATCGGGTGTTTCGTGCGGTGGAATCCAGCCAGTAGCGACGGTCCCGCAGCCCGATGGTTCCAAGCTCGCAACCCGGCCGCTGCAAATCCAGGGCATTCATGACCCGCAAACTCCTTATGGCAATTTCACGAATATGCAGCAGCGCATGAACAGCCAGCTGATCACAGTGAATAGTTTCCGCCACGGGCATGTGGGTATGGGCAACGATGCCGTTGATAAGGCAGTAGTGGAATACCTGCGCACCGGAAACTCGCCCATCACCGAAGCTCCGGGCGAGCCCATTAGCGCGGGGTAG
- a CDS encoding helix-turn-helix transcriptional regulator, whose protein sequence is MDATLIAKPTNLVRKLRRWRELSQAELAERAHVSRQTIVNVEKGSYSPSVYLALAICRELGATVEEVFGDEQSMEVVKGETS, encoded by the coding sequence ATGGATGCGACGTTGATAGCGAAGCCAACGAATCTGGTGCGGAAGCTCCGGCGTTGGCGTGAGTTGTCCCAAGCTGAGCTTGCTGAGCGTGCTCATGTATCCAGGCAGACGATTGTCAATGTGGAGAAGGGCAGCTATTCGCCGTCCGTATATCTGGCGTTGGCGATCTGCCGCGAGTTAGGGGCGACGGTTGAGGAAGTGTTTGGCGACGAGCAAAGTATGGAGGTGGTGAAAGGTGAAACTTCTTGA